From the genome of Hydrogenovibrio kuenenii DSM 12350:
TGCTAAATATCACACACGTCATTAACTACGACCTACCGCACCGCGGCGACACCTATATTCACCGCATCGGACGCACCGGCCGAGGACAAAATGTAGGCATCGCCATTAGCTTGGTTGAAATACATGACCTAAAACCTCTTGAGCGCATTCAGTACCACATGCAAGCTAAAATTCCAGTGAGCAAGATTGCAGGCTTAGAGCCACAACACAATACTGGCAAAGCCAAAAAAGCCGCTAAAAAACCACACAAAAAGAAAATCGCTAAGAAGCTGGCAAAAGCCAAAAAGACCAGTAAGAAAAAGTAATATTAGTGCTACCCCAGCCTACGACCCCATTTTTTTGGCAATCTCTTTTGCCAAAATTGGAATTACATCTTTATAGTACATTAGTTTTTTCAGAGACTTATTGTTATAAAACTCATCAAATAAAACCCAATCAAATTTTGAAATTTCGGGTTTCGAAAAATCATCGTACCTGTTATTAAACGTGGATGGCACAATATATGATGATGTATCAGTTCTTTCTCTATCCTCCAAAAAAGTTAAATAAAGCTCTTTTTCAATATAATCATAGAAATGCTTTTTTCTATGTTTATTTAGCTCTATGAGCTTATAACTATGTAACAACAATCTTTTTGAATTTGGTGAAAATTTCGATGCAACAATATCTTTATCTGACTTAATAGTTTCAACATATTTTTTCAAAGTTTTATCTGAAACATTACCATATAGATCATGCCAAAACCCATTTTCTAGGTTTTGAAAAAGTTCATCTCTTTTAACAAACTTCATATATACAAAGGAATTCAAGGCAGGATCTAAACGGTGATACTCATTAACCAGAAAACCATCCTTTCTATAAAAAGATATAGGAGGTATTCCGTACTTTACCTTAAAGGTACAGTGCATAATATCAGCGTATTTTTTAAGCGCTCTTTCAATCGTATTTCGTTTTTGCTGCTGATTCTGAATGGAATCAGAAAAATCCATGTAAAAGATAATTACTTTCCCAAATGGCAAATATCGCCAGCCTTTATATCTTTTCTCATAAACTAAATTTTTCTTAAAAATTTGCTGTAAATGCTTCTCAATTTTTTGCTCCGAGTATTGAACTTCAGCCTTTGCCGAAGTCATCGACACCAATAAAATCAAAGCGGGTAAGAAAAAGACGGATAAAAACTTAATCAAACTCAAGATTCCTTGTACCCAACTCAGAAAGCATCATTAAAATCTGCCAGACTGGGGTCATCATTGATAAAACTCTAAATCAGGATGCGACGTTCTTCTGTTCTTGTGCCGTAAGCCATTGCTCATCCTGCAATTTTTCGAAGTAGTAATGACTCAGTAAAATCACAGCCAGAACAGGCGCAAAGAAACTCATGACAGGAAAGATGCTAACTGAGTAGAGAATTCCCATCGGAATTGAAGAAGGCCAATCAGTGATGGACTTAACTTTTTCGAAAGCTTCTTTTGGCAAAATCACTTGCCCCACATCCATTACGATGGCATAACGGAAAAAGATAAAACCGATCAGCCAGAACCAGACAACATTAATCAATGGAATGAATAATAATGGAAAGGTCACCAACAATAACAATATCATCAGCAAACCGAATTTAACCAGTGCCCAAACCATACCCAGTATTGAACCATGACCTTCGTAGTGCAAATGACTATAGTGACTTTTATGCACAGCTTTAACCAGTGAATCGGTCATAAACCCGGTAATAATCATGGCAAACAACAACACCAAATAGCTACCGAGAACAATCCCCAACAACCCAGCTATAACAGCAACGGCAACCCCAATGAACCAGAGGACTAAGCCACCAATAACCGGAATCGCGCCAATGGTTTGCTCTGCATGCACATGCCAGGTTTCAAAATCCTGAACCATTGGACTTTGGGTGACAAAATCACTGGTAAGAAAAATACCGAACAAGCCGTACCCCAACAAGGACACCAAAACCAAACCTATAAAAAACGGCATGAACAATCGAATCAAAATGGCAGGATTTTTTAAATCCAATAGGGTTTTTATAATTAAAGACATGATTTAGCGACCGTTAGAGAGGTTAAAAGATTGAAGTACACGAATCCACCTCAATGAATTCGTGTTAGAACTTATTTAATCCAAATGGTTTTAATATTAGTAAACTCGCGAATACCGTGTTCAGAAAGCTCACGCCCGTAACCGGAGTTTTTCACACCACCGAATGGCAACCTCGGGTCTGAGAAGGTAATACTATTGATATAAGTTGCACCAGACTCCATGCCTCTTGCCATTGTTTCAGCAGTAGCCATATCATTCGACCAAATAGAGCCACCCAAACCAAAGTCCGTTGCGTTCGCCAACCCCAAAGCATGAGCTGGCTCAGTTGCTTTCAACACAATCGCTACCGGACCAAAAAACTCTTCATTAAACGCAGGCATATTACTGGAGATATTGGCAAGAATCGTCGGCGCATAATAACAACCGGGACGATCAAGCTGATACCCGCCCGTAACAATTTCCGCACCCAATTCTACCGAAGCCCTCACCTGAGCATGTAACTCATCAAGCAAATCTTGGCGTGCCATTGGCGCCAGACTGGTTTCTTTGTCCATCGGATCGCCAGCAATAAACTTATCTTCTATCGCAGCTTTAAATGCTTCGATAAACTCAGCATAAATCATCGAGTCAACAATAAAGCGCTTTGAAGAAATACAGCTTTGCCCCATATTCACAAAACGCCCTTTCACTGCACCTGCAACCGCCACTTTAATGTCGGCATCATCCATTACAATAAAGGCATCTGAACCACCGAGTTCAAGCACGGTTTTTTTCAACTCTTCACCAGCAATAGCTGCAACTTTGCGCCCAGCAGGTTCACTACCTGTCAGGCTAACAGACTTAACAGCAGGATGACGAATAACAGATTCGACTTTATCCGCACCAATCATTAAAGTTGTAAACACGCCATCTGGATAGCCCGCTTTACGGAAAACTTCCTGAATAGCCAAGGCACATTGCGGCACATTGGAAGCGTGCTTTAAGAGCGCCATATTACCAGCGGTAACCGCAGGAACAGCAAAACGAAATACTTGCCAGAAAGGATAGTTCCAAGGCATCACCCCCAGCACAACGCCTAATGGCAAATAGGCGACATAACTTTTAGATGCACCAGATTCGATAATTTCATCGGCCAGTTGAGCAGGTGCGTGCTCAGCATAGTAATCACACAACGTGGCGCATTTTTCAACTTCAGCTTGAGCTTCAGAATAAAGCTTCCCCATCTCTAGGGTAATCAACTCGGCTAAGACATCTTGGTCGTCTCTCAACACATCTGCCAATCGCTTTAATAAAAGACAGCGTTCTTCCATGGTTGTGAGTTTTGCCCAATCCCCAAACCCGTATCCTACTTGAGTCACCACGTCATCTAAAGTGGCCTGATCCCAAGTATCAAATTCAGCAATCAGTTCTCCCGTCGCTGGGTTAGTTGATTTCATCGCCATCACTCATATCCTTTTGTCACTGGCTTCATAAATTAAACCTTACTCCTGTCTAGCCTTTAATGTGCAATTGCTTCTTGCGCCCAAGCAGATGAAGTTAAATAAATATTACCAATCTCAGAAATACCTAAATTTTCATACCTTAAATCAGCATATTTTTCGCTAGTACATTCTAAGTTATGCAAAACTTCCAAGGCTTTACCCATTAGACCTCTTTTATCCACCAATGCAGTTTTGATGGTGCCTGATAATGGCATTTCATCAACAACATATTGAATTGGGGTGCGGAAAAACGCACCAAGAGAAGAAAGTAATCCCACCAAGAAGTAACTATCTTTTTCCGAGTTGTGTCCAGATTTCTCTGCTAAAAGCTCACAGAAGCGTGCGCGAATCAATGAAGTCACCAACAACTCTTGTGGCGCATCGCCCATATCCGCCAACAACAACATATTGACCCAGAACTTCAAACGTTTCAGCCCCATATACTTCAGCGCGTCTGAAATAGATTCAACACGAACGGGAATCATCGTCATTGGGTTATTCACCGCTATAAGCAACTTGTGGCTCAAAGCAACATCCTGACTCAGAATTTCAGACAACTGATGGTAATCAGTTAAAGGATCATTGATTTTCGCCATTAACTGCAACAGGTTCAGTTTATTTCCGGTTAACTTCTCACCGTTAATAATGACAGGGTTGGTAAAAAAGTGTCCTTGAAAATAATCAAATCCAAGTTTTTTCAAATAGTGGAACATTTCTTCTGTTTCCACTCTTTCCGCAATGACTTTTACACCTTTTTCATGCAGGTCCTGAATCATACGTTTCAGCTTAATTTCTGTATGAGCTTCATTATCAATCTTGGCAAAATCACTGATAGAAGCTAGCTTAATGCTAGAGTCATCTTCGATATAGTCATCCAACGCAATCGATGACCCGGTACCTTTCAACTCTTTAAGGCGTTGCAAAATATCAACATCATGATTCACATTATTTGGTATTTCCAACACCAGAGTTTCACCTTCCTCAAACACTGGCAAGTGTTCGGAAGCAATCAATTCTTTTGGTAGCGCCATCATGGCGGCATGCTTACCAACAATCGACTGAAACCCTATCTCGGCTTCCGTTTTTTTCAGCAACTCTTCCGTAGCTTCAATTGTTTGCTTGCTAGGATTCATTCCTTGATGAAACTGTAATTCGTAGGCAAAAACTTCCATATTTCTGTCTAAAATTGGTTGGCGTCCAATAAATACTTCAGACATAGCTTTTCCTGTCATTTTTTTGTTAAGCGTTATTCCAAATCAACTCAGCTTGGAAGTGCGATTGTATCGCGATTTAAGCCAAACTTTACCGCCGCCCTCCAAGGAAAGCAAGTAAAAATACCCAACTTCCTGTCAGGAAATTCTCAATCTATGGAAGAGAATGTTTCTATAAATGGTTATCTATCAGCTACAGCATTTTATTTTTCAAGACATTAACGATTGAAACGTAATCTTTGCCCAGGGGTAAAGTCTGAGAATTTACCTTGGTAATATTTCAACTTACCATTAACAATCGTACCTTCTATTGAAGATTTGAATTCATGACCTTCCCACGGTGACCAACCACATTTGTAAAGAACGTCTTCACGTTTATCAACATGTGGCTTATTCATATCAACCAGCACCAAATCTGCTGCATAACCTTCTCTGATGAAGCCACGGTTGTCGATTTGATAGCGAATCGCCACGTTGTGCGCAATTTTTTCCACAACCAGAGGCAAATCAAACACGCCTTGGTGAACTAAGTCTAGCAATGCTGTAAGAGACTGCTGAACCTGAGGCAGACCTGCAGGTGCGTTGAAATAAGTATTCTGTTTTTCTTCCCATGTATGTGGAGCATGATCTGTGGCGATAATATCAATACGTCCTTCTCTAACGGCCTGGCGAATCGCGTCTCGGTCAGATGCTTTCTTAACCGCTGGATTACACTTAATAAGGCTGCCTTTTGCCTCATAGTCTTCATCTGTAAACCACAAATGATGAACACAGGCTTCAGCTGTGATTTTCTTACCCTTAACTGGGCCTGGCTCAAACAACGCCATTTCATCTGCCGTTGTTAGGTGTAATACATGTAAGTCAGCACCTGTTTTTTTAGCTAGGTCTACCGCAAAAGAAGAGGACTTATAGCAGGCTTCACGACAACGAATGTCAGGATGATAAATCATAGGCACATCTTCACCGTATTTCTCACGATAAATCTCTTCCTGTGCTTTAATCATCGGTGTATCTTCGCAGTGCGTGGTAATCAAAGTCGGGCTGTGGGTAAAAATATCGGTCAGCGCTTGCTCACGATCAACCAACATATTTCCGGTTGAAGCACCCATGAAAATTTTAACGCCGCAAGTTCCCGTTGGATCCAATGCTTTAACTTCTTCAATATTGTCGTTGGTTGCACCCAAGTAAAAAGAGTAGTTCACCCAAGCAACCTGACTGGCATGCTGATATTTTGCTTCCAAATTTTCTATGGTTGTCGTGGTAGGCCTAACATTTGGCATATCCATAAAAGAAGTGGTTCCACCGGCCAAAGCAGCCTTGGACTCGGTAGCAATAGAACCTTTTTCCGTTACCCCAGGGTCACGAAAATGCACTTGATCATCAATAAACCCTGGCAACAAATGAAGTCCCTTTGCATCAATAACTTGATCCGCTTTTTCATCCAGTTGTGGTGAGATTTTTTCAATAATGCCATTTACTACCAGAACATCCGCTTCAAATATCTGACCTTCATTTACAACGGTTGCCTGTGTAATTAAAATGCGACTCATTCATCACTCCTTTTAGAAAATTGTTAGCAGCTAAATCAACACGAGAAATACTTGTTAAATTTTCGCGCTTTATTGTTTCGGTATTTTACCGTTTTACCTAAGACTTCGCAGACTGAACTGTACACCTTTGTGCAAATATCTTATGATTGGCAAGAACAACCATTCAAGTAGCAAACACAATGAATCTGCTCAAACGGCTCTTAAAGTGG
Proteins encoded in this window:
- a CDS encoding EI24 domain-containing protein, giving the protein MSLIIKTLLDLKNPAILIRLFMPFFIGLVLVSLLGYGLFGIFLTSDFVTQSPMVQDFETWHVHAEQTIGAIPVIGGLVLWFIGVAVAVIAGLLGIVLGSYLVLLFAMIITGFMTDSLVKAVHKSHYSHLHYEGHGSILGMVWALVKFGLLMILLLLVTFPLLFIPLINVVWFWLIGFIFFRYAIVMDVGQVILPKEAFEKVKSITDWPSSIPMGILYSVSIFPVMSFFAPVLAVILLSHYYFEKLQDEQWLTAQEQKNVAS
- a CDS encoding NAD-dependent succinate-semialdehyde dehydrogenase encodes the protein MAMKSTNPATGELIAEFDTWDQATLDDVVTQVGYGFGDWAKLTTMEERCLLLKRLADVLRDDQDVLAELITLEMGKLYSEAQAEVEKCATLCDYYAEHAPAQLADEIIESGASKSYVAYLPLGVVLGVMPWNYPFWQVFRFAVPAVTAGNMALLKHASNVPQCALAIQEVFRKAGYPDGVFTTLMIGADKVESVIRHPAVKSVSLTGSEPAGRKVAAIAGEELKKTVLELGGSDAFIVMDDADIKVAVAGAVKGRFVNMGQSCISSKRFIVDSMIYAEFIEAFKAAIEDKFIAGDPMDKETSLAPMARQDLLDELHAQVRASVELGAEIVTGGYQLDRPGCYYAPTILANISSNMPAFNEEFFGPVAIVLKATEPAHALGLANATDFGLGGSIWSNDMATAETMARGMESGATYINSITFSDPRLPFGGVKNSGYGRELSEHGIREFTNIKTIWIK
- a CDS encoding EAL and HDOD domain-containing protein, with protein sequence MSEVFIGRQPILDRNMEVFAYELQFHQGMNPSKQTIEATEELLKKTEAEIGFQSIVGKHAAMMALPKELIASEHLPVFEEGETLVLEIPNNVNHDVDILQRLKELKGTGSSIALDDYIEDDSSIKLASISDFAKIDNEAHTEIKLKRMIQDLHEKGVKVIAERVETEEMFHYLKKLGFDYFQGHFFTNPVIINGEKLTGNKLNLLQLMAKINDPLTDYHQLSEILSQDVALSHKLLIAVNNPMTMIPVRVESISDALKYMGLKRLKFWVNMLLLADMGDAPQELLVTSLIRARFCELLAEKSGHNSEKDSYFLVGLLSSLGAFFRTPIQYVVDEMPLSGTIKTALVDKRGLMGKALEVLHNLECTSEKYADLRYENLGISEIGNIYLTSSAWAQEAIAH
- a CDS encoding dihydroorotase → MSRILITQATVVNEGQIFEADVLVVNGIIEKISPQLDEKADQVIDAKGLHLLPGFIDDQVHFRDPGVTEKGSIATESKAALAGGTTSFMDMPNVRPTTTTIENLEAKYQHASQVAWVNYSFYLGATNDNIEEVKALDPTGTCGVKIFMGASTGNMLVDREQALTDIFTHSPTLITTHCEDTPMIKAQEEIYREKYGEDVPMIYHPDIRCREACYKSSSFAVDLAKKTGADLHVLHLTTADEMALFEPGPVKGKKITAEACVHHLWFTDEDYEAKGSLIKCNPAVKKASDRDAIRQAVREGRIDIIATDHAPHTWEEKQNTYFNAPAGLPQVQQSLTALLDLVHQGVFDLPLVVEKIAHNVAIRYQIDNRGFIREGYAADLVLVDMNKPHVDKREDVLYKCGWSPWEGHEFKSSIEGTIVNGKLKYYQGKFSDFTPGQRLRFNR